A section of the Patescibacteria group bacterium genome encodes:
- a CDS encoding ATP-dependent Clp protease ATP-binding subunit yields MEEDYTKMQFIVCPACGGTGEKKPGLKCSACAGLGVGSFLGGKFLYWGLKLSKAVINLRHFKKSVDLFINMAAYAVGLAGLAALAFWVWSSSAGGLSGAEKYLELFSFWRLKHWLILVFWISVLADMFIIYRLSQEEASHEKIKKFRANRGKAPAKLPNNWEELKKFSAKIDISRAASPEEIRAIEEAFLLAAKAGHEELAPLHLFFSLLRDKEVISLFVRLNVDGNKLITKIKTQLLKQPVLGKNGDLSISEEVKEILIEAYAQAGELGQKKVKALNLILPCLRRDKNLAEVLYDLEVDEDKIKNVIEWFRVNERLLENYQNYKKAARFKPAGTMDRAYTAVATPVLNHFSHDLTRAAKWGRLGICVGRDKEIEDIFRVLESGRTGVILVGPLGAGKRTIAEGLAQLMVEEDVPKFLRDKRLLELDVARLVSGATPAAAQERLLVIIDEVRRAGNIVLFIEDIENLVGITGGGEESLELSEVLADALNRKRLFCLTAATVENYSKYIEGKALGNILAKVKVDEPAGNQAIIMAESKVSLMEGKYGVYFSYNAIEQAVSLSAKYIHDKYLPAKAIEILEATAVRVGRRAASDPATSLCAADDVAGTIGEVTGVPVNKITAGESKQLLNLEEKIHERMINQEEAVAIVAASLRRARAALREGKRPIANFLFLGPTGVGKTELAKTVADIYFGHKDYMIRLDMSEYQLPDSVKKMIGDVDGTRGYLTEAVRKRPFSLILLDEFEKAHPDILNLFLACFDDGRITDGQGRTIDFTNSIIIATSNAGSVFIQDEVAAGTDITEIKEELINKQLNKIMRPELINRFDGIVVFKPLSMENVVEITKLMLEGTKKMLEAKGIGLRSEEEGVIKLAKAGYDPKFGARPLRRLLQDKVENEIANKILSGELVRRDIVVINKEGKIEIEKGREL; encoded by the coding sequence AAGCGGTGATAAACCTAAGGCATTTTAAAAAGAGCGTTGATTTGTTTATAAATATGGCCGCTTATGCGGTTGGTTTGGCCGGTTTAGCCGCTTTGGCTTTTTGGGTCTGGTCGTCGTCTGCCGGAGGACTGTCAGGAGCGGAGAAATATTTGGAACTTTTCAGTTTTTGGCGCTTAAAGCATTGGCTGATTTTGGTTTTTTGGATTAGCGTTTTGGCCGATATGTTCATTATTTATCGCTTAAGCCAAGAAGAGGCCAGCCATGAAAAAATAAAAAAATTCCGGGCGAACAGAGGAAAAGCGCCGGCAAAATTACCCAATAACTGGGAAGAGTTGAAAAAATTTTCCGCCAAAATTGATATTTCCCGCGCGGCCAGCCCGGAGGAGATAAGGGCCATAGAGGAAGCTTTTTTACTCGCGGCTAAAGCCGGACATGAGGAATTAGCGCCCTTACACCTGTTTTTTTCCCTGTTGCGGGACAAGGAAGTAATTTCTCTTTTCGTCCGCTTAAACGTGGACGGGAATAAATTGATAACGAAAATTAAAACCCAACTATTAAAACAGCCGGTTTTGGGGAAAAATGGCGATTTAAGCATAAGCGAGGAGGTAAAAGAAATTTTAATTGAAGCTTATGCTCAGGCCGGGGAATTGGGGCAAAAAAAGGTAAAGGCCTTAAACCTGATTTTACCCTGCCTGCGCCGCGATAAAAATTTGGCCGAGGTTTTGTATGATCTGGAAGTGGATGAAGACAAAATTAAGAATGTTATAGAATGGTTCAGGGTTAATGAGAGGCTTTTGGAGAATTATCAAAATTATAAAAAGGCGGCTCGCTTCAAGCCGGCCGGAACCATGGACCGGGCTTATACGGCCGTAGCCACGCCGGTTTTAAACCATTTTTCCCACGATTTAACCCGGGCGGCTAAGTGGGGCCGGTTAGGCATTTGCGTGGGCAGAGATAAAGAAATTGAGGATATTTTTCGGGTTTTAGAAAGCGGTCGGACTGGCGTAATTTTGGTCGGTCCCTTGGGCGCCGGGAAAAGGACTATAGCGGAAGGATTGGCCCAGCTGATGGTTGAAGAAGATGTGCCTAAATTTTTAAGGGATAAGCGGCTTTTGGAGCTGGATGTAGCCCGATTGGTAAGCGGAGCCACGCCCGCGGCCGCTCAAGAAAGGCTCCTGGTGATTATTGATGAAGTGAGGAGGGCCGGCAACATTGTTCTTTTCATAGAAGATATAGAAAATTTAGTGGGCATAACCGGGGGCGGAGAAGAAAGTTTGGAACTTTCGGAAGTTTTGGCGGACGCCTTAAATCGGAAGAGGCTTTTTTGCTTAACCGCGGCGACGGTTGAGAATTATTCCAAGTACATTGAAGGCAAGGCCTTGGGTAATATTCTGGCCAAAGTGAAAGTTGACGAGCCGGCCGGAAACCAGGCGATTATAATGGCCGAAAGCAAAGTAAGCCTCATGGAAGGCAAATACGGAGTTTATTTTTCTTATAACGCGATTGAGCAGGCGGTAAGCCTTTCCGCTAAATATATCCATGATAAATATCTGCCGGCTAAAGCCATAGAGATTTTGGAAGCCACTGCCGTCCGTGTTGGCCGCCGGGCCGCGAGCGATCCGGCAACTAGCCTTTGCGCGGCTGACGATGTGGCCGGGACTATCGGCGAGGTAACTGGCGTGCCCGTGAATAAAATTACGGCCGGGGAGAGCAAGCAATTATTAAATTTGGAAGAAAAAATTCATGAGCGCATGATAAACCAGGAAGAAGCGGTCGCGATTGTAGCCGCCAGTTTGCGCCGGGCCAGAGCTGCCCTTCGGGAAGGCAAGCGCCCGATTGCCAATTTTTTATTCTTGGGCCCGACCGGAGTCGGTAAAACCGAGTTGGCTAAAACCGTGGCTGATATTTATTTCGGCCATAAAGACTATATGATTCGGTTGGATATGAGCGAATACCAGCTCCCCGACAGCGTTAAGAAGATGATCGGGGATGTTGACGGCACGCGGGGATATTTGACCGAAGCCGTGCGCAAGCGGCCTTTTTCTTTAATTCTATTGGATGAATTTGAAAAAGCCCATCCGGATATTTTAAATTTATTTTTAGCCTGCTTTGACGACGGTCGGATAACAGACGGCCAGGGCCGGACCATTGATTTTACCAATTCCATTATTATCGCTACTTCCAACGCCGGTTCGGTTTTTATTCAGGACGAAGTTGCAGCCGGCACGGACATCACTGAAATAAAAGAGGAATTGATCAATAAACAGCTTAACAAAATAATGCGCCCGGAATTGATAAACCGGTTTGACGGCATTGTGGTTTTCAAGCCTTTGTCAATGGAAAATGTGGTAGAGATTACGAAGTTGATGCTTGAGGGCACAAAGAAAATGCTTGAAGCCAAGGGGATTGGTTTGCGCTCTGAAGAAGAGGGAGTTATTAAATTAGCTAAAGCCGGTTATGACCCGAAATTCGGAGCCCGGCCTTTGCGCCGGCTTTTGCAGGACAAGGTTGAAAATGAAATTGCCAATAAGATTTTGTCTGGCGAACTGGTCAGGCGGGACATAGTAGTGATAAATAAAGAAGGCAAAATTGAAATAGAAAAGGGGAGAGAGTTATAA
- a CDS encoding MraY family glycosyltransferase, with the protein MSANYLIIFIISILLTVIFTLLVKYLAGRFKIVDKPGPDRKIHKTNVPLLGGLAIFLSFFIMLYFAREKLLAGNLEIQHWLGFFIGACFLMIGGFLDDKYNLKPGWQFIFPVLASLAVVAGGVEIGKITNPLGGFLYLDEWKMPIISWNGAMRYFVVLSDTLIILWLLGMMYTTKLLDGLDGLVSGFGAIGGIVIFLFTITTKYYQPDIGLAALIFSACCLGFLFFNWHPAKIFLGEGGSLLLGFILGVLAIISGGKIAIALLVMGIPILDVVWTILRRSAAGKNPFKFADRGHLHFRLLDLGLGQRKTVLIFYLLAALFGASGLFLQSLGKIFALAVLFIIMLVLVIGFSYVDRRKI; encoded by the coding sequence ATGAGCGCAAATTATCTAATAATTTTTATTATTTCCATATTGCTTACGGTAATTTTTACTCTGCTGGTTAAATATCTGGCCGGCAGGTTTAAGATAGTGGATAAGCCGGGACCAGACAGGAAAATCCACAAAACCAATGTGCCTCTTTTGGGCGGATTGGCGATTTTTCTTTCTTTTTTTATAATGCTTTATTTCGCCCGGGAAAAACTTTTAGCCGGCAATTTGGAAATCCAGCATTGGCTGGGATTTTTTATTGGCGCCTGTTTCTTGATGATTGGCGGGTTTCTGGACGACAAATACAATTTAAAGCCGGGCTGGCAATTTATTTTTCCTGTCTTGGCCAGCTTGGCCGTGGTGGCCGGCGGCGTGGAAATCGGTAAAATTACCAACCCCCTTGGCGGTTTTTTATATTTAGATGAATGGAAAATGCCAATAATAAGCTGGAACGGAGCCATGCGCTATTTTGTGGTTTTGTCAGATACTCTTATAATCCTTTGGCTTCTGGGCATGATGTACACGACAAAATTACTGGATGGGCTTGACGGCCTGGTAAGCGGTTTTGGCGCGATTGGCGGGATTGTAATTTTTCTTTTCACTATCACGACGAAGTATTATCAGCCGGACATAGGCTTGGCCGCTTTGATTTTTTCCGCTTGTTGCCTGGGTTTTTTGTTTTTTAACTGGCATCCGGCCAAGATTTTCTTGGGCGAAGGCGGCTCTCTTCTCCTGGGTTTTATTTTGGGGGTACTGGCGATTATTTCCGGAGGCAAAATCGCCATCGCTTTGCTCGTTATGGGCATCCCGATTTTGGACGTGGTCTGGACGATCCTGCGCCGGTCGGCTGCGGGAAAAAATCCTTTTAAATTCGCGGACCGCGGGCATCTCCATTTCCGGTTGCTTGACTTGGGGCTGGGGCAGAGAAAAACCGTATTGATTTTTTATCTGCTGGCGGCTCTTTTTGGAGCGAGCGGCTTATTCTTGCAGAGTTTGGGAAAAATTTTTGCTTTGGCGGTTTTATTTATAATAATGCTGGTTTTAGTTATAGGGTTTAGTTATGTAGACAGGAGAAAAATATAA
- a CDS encoding DJ-1/PfpI family protein, producing MNGAKILMVVAPKDFRDAEYSEPRKVFDDAGAQVKVASIQSGVAVGAEGAKVNIDLVAGEARPEDFDAVAFIGGPGMAEIINDETLEILARKFYAEDKITSAICVAPAILAQAGVLQGKNATSWSGVREILEKNGASFLEQAVVADGKIITAEGPEAARQFGEEIIKAL from the coding sequence ATGAACGGAGCTAAAATTTTAATGGTGGTGGCGCCGAAGGATTTTCGCGATGCCGAATATAGCGAGCCGAGAAAAGTTTTTGACGATGCCGGAGCGCAAGTCAAGGTGGCTTCTATCCAATCAGGAGTAGCCGTCGGAGCTGAAGGCGCCAAGGTTAATATTGACCTGGTGGCCGGCGAAGCCCGGCCGGAAGATTTTGACGCTGTGGCTTTTATCGGCGGACCGGGTATGGCCGAAATTATTAACGACGAGACTTTGGAGATTTTAGCCAGAAAGTTTTACGCGGAAGACAAAATTACCTCGGCGATTTGCGTGGCCCCGGCAATTTTGGCCCAAGCCGGAGTCCTTCAAGGAAAAAACGCCACTTCCTGGTCGGGAGTTCGGGAAATTTTAGAGAAAAACGGAGCTTCTTTTTTAGAACAAGCCGTGGTTGCGGACGGAAAAATTATTACGGCCGAAGGCCCGGAAGCGGCGCGGCAATTCGGCGAAGAGATTATAAAGGCTCTATAA
- a CDS encoding epoxyqueuosine reductase QueH — protein sequence MGKLVKFYLALCWAFVIFILLTTPLPAVSEPQEKINVFDKGVHFILFGVLTWLIIRAGLEFAKKSNFKISAIAAFVFSFIYAVFCEYVQVFVPGRDLSEFDLAFGALGMIAAIFVYFYFLRKTKPKLFLHVCCAGCGAYAAQTLKKDYRLVLYFYNPNIYPKSEYEKRLAEAKKIAAEYGLKIIFEKYDHASWLEKIKGHEKDLERGERCRICYQDRLEKTAKIAREKRFALFTTTLTISPHKDAGIISRLGRDLENKYKVKFLDKDFKKQDGFKKSAFLARKLGLYRQNYCGCEFSQKG from the coding sequence ATGGGAAAATTAGTTAAGTTTTATTTAGCACTTTGCTGGGCATTCGTTATTTTTATTCTGCTCACTACGCCTCTGCCGGCAGTCAGTGAACCTCAAGAAAAAATTAATGTTTTTGATAAAGGGGTTCATTTTATTTTATTTGGAGTTTTAACCTGGCTGATTATTCGGGCGGGGTTGGAATTTGCTAAAAAAAGTAATTTTAAAATTTCGGCAATCGCGGCTTTTGTTTTTAGTTTTATTTACGCCGTATTTTGCGAATATGTTCAGGTTTTTGTACCGGGTCGGGATTTGTCCGAGTTTGATTTGGCTTTCGGGGCTTTAGGCATGATTGCCGCTATTTTTGTTTATTTTTATTTTTTAAGAAAGACAAAACCCAAACTTTTTCTTCACGTCTGTTGCGCCGGTTGCGGGGCTTATGCGGCGCAAACTTTGAAAAAAGACTATAGGTTGGTTTTGTATTTTTATAACCCGAATATTTATCCGAAAAGCGAATATGAAAAAAGATTGGCGGAAGCGAAAAAAATCGCGGCTGAATATGGCCTTAAAATAATTTTTGAAAAATATGACCACGCGTCTTGGCTTGAAAAAATAAAAGGCCATGAAAAAGATTTGGAAAGAGGGGAGCGCTGCCGGATTTGCTATCAAGACAGATTAGAGAAAACTGCAAAAATTGCGAGAGAGAAACGCTTTGCTTTATTTACCACGACTTTAACAATCAGTCCGCATAAAGACGCAGGAATAATCAGCCGGCTCGGCCGGGATTTGGAAAATAAATATAAAGTAAAATTTTTAGATAAAGATTTTAAAAAACAGGACGGATTCAAAAAATCAGCTTTTTTAGCCAGAAAATTGGGTTTATACAGGCAGAATTATTGCGGTTGCGAGTTTTCGCAAAAAGGATAA